In the Aromatoleum bremense genome, one interval contains:
- a CDS encoding bifunctional diguanylate cyclase/phosphodiesterase, translated as MRPQAPRRRTIRSTVALLVVACILPAWLLAAIVIYLSYERERAAVLEQTHEATHTLLRLIERDIAANQAALETLAASDDIDRSDRSEFYRQAKEVLRHTPGFTIVLTDASGQQLLNLLQPLGSPLPQHANPALLRRVIETGLPAVSGVYISGMTRTAVVSLEVPVIRDEKVLYSLALGIELKHLGELLQQQGLAPGRVAVLLDSEGRRLARSPADEKLIGQKTFPALLEATQRETKGSIEAESLQGIAFVCFFSRSAPYGWTAAVGVQQSALTAGLVDALRHYAVGAMVLLLGGLALAGLLGRRIARPIQALVAPALAIGRGEPVSIPPLALEEADEVGRALTQAQELLHQREADRAQAEEKLALAATALDSAVEGVVIARGGRIATVNRAFMSITGYWPAEVVGQPLAILLAETEKAHRDDRRCAVHETGQWQGEVRGRRKNGEMYPAWSSISRAAYGSDETILVCVFSDISAAKQYEARLQHLAHYDALTELPNRLLFRERLADMLVRAERHGNMLALLFIDLDGFKPINDTLGHEAGDELLRRVAERLGGCVRASDTTARLGGDEFAVLLDELRSPEEAGIIARNILDALERPYILAGQPQYQYISASIGIGCYPSDSLDAETLLRQADMAMYRAKQEGKNRYRFFAPEINAQASERLFMANSLRAALDRDELKLVFQPCMDLATLEVAGVEALVRWEHPQKGTILPSRFISLAEESGLIEPIGEWVLREAARRVREWKNAGIFSGRVAVNLSPRQFRRNDLASRLLAMLDEAGLAPCDLEFEVTEGMVMEHPERAVLVLTELVEAGVSISIDDFGTGYSSLAYLKRFPVHSLKIDRSFVSGLPGDRNDRSLTRAVVALAKSLGLSVVAEGVEHAEQADFLRQIGCDFAQGHYFSRPLDPAALGIFLREARAQEAHP; from the coding sequence ATGCGCCCTCAGGCTCCGCGCCGCCGCACGATCCGTTCGACAGTCGCACTCCTCGTCGTCGCCTGCATCCTGCCCGCCTGGCTGCTCGCCGCAATCGTCATCTATCTGTCCTACGAACGGGAACGGGCCGCCGTTCTCGAGCAGACGCACGAAGCCACACACACCCTGCTGCGGCTCATCGAACGGGACATCGCGGCAAATCAGGCTGCCCTGGAAACCCTCGCAGCTTCCGACGACATCGACCGCAGCGACCGCAGCGAGTTCTACCGCCAGGCAAAGGAGGTTCTTCGCCACACCCCCGGATTCACGATCGTGCTGACGGACGCCTCGGGACAGCAGCTCCTCAACCTCCTGCAGCCTCTTGGTTCGCCGTTGCCGCAGCATGCCAATCCGGCATTGCTGCGCCGCGTCATCGAAACCGGCCTGCCCGCGGTGTCCGGTGTCTACATCAGCGGGATGACGCGAACTGCTGTCGTGAGCCTGGAAGTCCCGGTCATCCGCGACGAAAAGGTCCTCTACAGCCTGGCGCTGGGCATCGAACTGAAACACCTCGGGGAGCTTCTGCAGCAGCAGGGGCTGGCGCCGGGACGGGTAGCCGTGCTCCTCGACAGCGAAGGGCGGCGGCTCGCGCGAAGCCCCGCGGACGAGAAACTGATCGGGCAGAAGACGTTCCCCGCCTTGCTCGAGGCAACCCAGCGTGAAACGAAAGGTTCGATCGAGGCTGAGTCGCTGCAGGGCATAGCTTTCGTGTGCTTCTTCTCGCGTTCCGCGCCCTACGGGTGGACGGCCGCGGTCGGCGTTCAGCAGAGCGCGCTGACCGCGGGGCTCGTGGACGCGCTGCGCCACTACGCCGTCGGCGCGATGGTGCTGCTGCTCGGCGGCCTCGCGCTCGCCGGTCTCCTCGGCCGCAGGATTGCCCGGCCGATCCAGGCCCTCGTCGCCCCTGCGTTGGCGATCGGCAGGGGCGAGCCGGTTTCAATCCCGCCGCTCGCGCTCGAGGAAGCCGACGAAGTGGGCCGCGCACTGACCCAGGCGCAGGAACTGCTGCACCAGCGCGAAGCGGACCGGGCGCAGGCGGAGGAGAAGCTCGCGCTCGCTGCGACGGCGCTCGACTCCGCGGTGGAGGGCGTGGTGATCGCGCGCGGCGGGCGGATTGCCACCGTGAATCGCGCATTCATGTCAATCACCGGGTATTGGCCGGCGGAAGTGGTCGGGCAACCGCTTGCGATACTCCTCGCGGAAACCGAAAAGGCGCACCGCGACGACCGGCGCTGCGCAGTACACGAAACCGGGCAGTGGCAGGGCGAAGTCCGGGGCCGGCGAAAAAACGGCGAGATGTATCCCGCATGGAGCAGCATCAGCAGGGCCGCGTACGGGTCGGACGAAACGATCCTCGTGTGCGTCTTTTCCGACATCTCGGCTGCGAAGCAGTACGAGGCCCGCCTGCAGCACCTCGCGCATTACGACGCGCTGACCGAACTGCCGAACCGCCTGCTGTTTCGCGAGCGCCTCGCCGACATGCTGGTCCGCGCCGAGCGGCACGGGAACATGCTCGCGCTGCTGTTCATCGACCTCGACGGTTTCAAGCCGATCAACGACACCCTCGGGCACGAGGCCGGAGACGAACTGTTGCGGCGCGTCGCGGAACGCCTCGGCGGCTGCGTGCGCGCGAGCGACACGACCGCACGCCTCGGTGGCGACGAATTCGCCGTCCTGCTCGACGAGCTGCGCTCCCCCGAGGAGGCAGGCATCATCGCCCGCAACATCCTCGATGCCCTCGAGCGCCCCTACATCCTGGCCGGGCAACCGCAGTACCAGTACATCTCGGCGAGCATCGGCATCGGCTGTTATCCCTCCGACAGCCTCGACGCGGAAACGCTGCTGCGGCAAGCCGACATGGCGATGTACCGCGCAAAACAGGAAGGGAAGAACCGCTACCGCTTCTTCGCGCCGGAAATCAACGCGCAGGCGAGCGAACGGCTGTTCATGGCGAACAGCCTGCGCGCGGCGCTCGATCGCGACGAACTCAAGCTGGTGTTCCAGCCCTGCATGGACCTCGCGACGCTCGAAGTCGCCGGCGTCGAAGCGCTGGTGCGCTGGGAGCATCCGCAAAAGGGGACGATCCTGCCGTCGCGCTTCATCTCGCTCGCCGAAGAGTCCGGGCTCATCGAGCCGATCGGTGAATGGGTGCTGCGGGAAGCGGCCCGCCGCGTGCGCGAATGGAAGAACGCCGGGATCTTCTCCGGCAGGGTCGCGGTGAATCTGTCGCCGCGGCAGTTCCGCCGCAACGATCTCGCGAGCCGCCTGCTCGCAATGCTCGACGAAGCCGGCCTCGCGCCCTGTGACCTCGAATTCGAGGTCACGGAAGGGATGGTCATGGAACATCCCGAGCGCGCGGTCCTCGTCCTCACCGAACTCGTCGAGGCCGGGGTGAGCATCAGCATCGACGATTTCGGCACCGGCTACTCCTCGCTCGCCTATCTCAAGCGCTTCCCGGTCCACAGCCTCAAGATCGACCGCTCGTTCGTCAGCGGCCTGCCCGGCGACCGCAACGATCGGTCACTGACGCGCGCGGTCGTGGCGCTCGCGAAAAGCCTCGGGCTGTCGGTCGTCGCCGAAGGCGTCGAGCACGCCGAGCAAGCCGACTTCCTGCGCCAGATCGGGTGCGATTTCGCGCAGGGCCACTATTTCTCCCGCCCGCTCGATCCGGCCGCGCTCGGGATTTTCCTGCGCGAAGCGCGGGCGCAGGAGGCACATCCCTGA
- a CDS encoding NAD(P)/FAD-dependent oxidoreductase, which produces MLRLTELRLPLDHPPEALSAAIVERLGIAADDLGDVTVFRRSYDARKVAMMTMIYTVDIVVRDEAALLRRFAGDRHVVPTPDTNYRFVGRAPEGFANRPVVVGFGPCGIFAGLILAQMGLRPIILERGKAVRERTKDTWGLWRNNVLNPESNVQFGEGGAGTFSDGKLYSQIKDPKHYGRKVLTEFVKAGAPEEILYVAKPHIGTFRLVGMVEAMRHDIEALGGEIRFQQRVADVLIEDGHVRGLTLASGEEIRCDHVVLALGHSARDTFGMLHARGVFMEPKPFSIGFRIEHPQSLIDKARFGPNAGHPLLGAADYKLVHHAKNGRSVYSFCMCPGGTVVAATSEPERVVTNGMSQYSRNERNANAGIVVGITPADYPGGPLAGVEFQRRWESRAFELGGGDYVAPAQLVGDFIAGQPSAVLGAVEPSYKPGVKLGDLTTSLPDYAIDAVREALPAFERQIKGFSMRDAVLTGVETRTSSPLRITRGADCQSLNVKGLYPAGEGAGYAGGILSAGVDGIRVAEALATALLGAPAAV; this is translated from the coding sequence ATGCTGCGACTCACCGAACTCAGGCTGCCGCTCGATCATCCGCCCGAGGCGTTGAGCGCTGCGATCGTCGAGCGACTCGGCATCGCCGCCGACGACCTCGGCGATGTCACCGTCTTCAGGCGCAGCTACGACGCGCGCAAGGTCGCAATGATGACGATGATCTACACCGTGGATATCGTCGTGCGCGACGAGGCCGCGTTGCTGCGCAGGTTCGCCGGCGACCGCCACGTCGTGCCGACGCCCGACACGAACTACCGCTTCGTCGGCCGCGCGCCGGAAGGCTTCGCAAACCGCCCGGTCGTCGTCGGCTTCGGCCCGTGCGGCATCTTCGCCGGGCTGATCCTCGCGCAGATGGGCTTGCGGCCGATCATCCTCGAACGCGGCAAGGCGGTGCGCGAACGCACCAAGGACACCTGGGGGCTGTGGCGCAACAACGTGCTGAACCCCGAATCGAACGTCCAGTTCGGCGAGGGCGGCGCCGGGACGTTCTCGGACGGCAAGCTCTACAGCCAGATCAAGGACCCGAAGCATTACGGCCGCAAGGTGCTGACCGAGTTCGTCAAGGCCGGTGCGCCCGAGGAAATCCTGTATGTCGCGAAGCCGCATATCGGCACGTTTCGCCTCGTCGGCATGGTCGAGGCGATGCGCCATGACATCGAGGCGCTCGGCGGCGAGATCCGCTTCCAGCAGCGCGTCGCCGATGTGCTGATCGAGGACGGCCACGTGCGCGGGCTGACGCTCGCGTCGGGCGAGGAGATCCGCTGCGACCACGTCGTGCTCGCGCTCGGCCACAGTGCACGCGACACCTTCGGGATGCTGCACGCGCGCGGCGTGTTCATGGAGCCGAAACCGTTTTCGATCGGCTTTCGCATCGAGCATCCGCAGTCCTTGATCGACAAAGCCCGCTTCGGCCCGAACGCGGGCCATCCGCTGCTCGGCGCCGCCGACTACAAGCTCGTCCATCACGCGAAGAACGGCCGCAGCGTCTATAGCTTCTGCATGTGCCCGGGCGGCACGGTCGTCGCGGCGACCTCCGAGCCGGAGCGCGTCGTCACCAACGGCATGAGCCAGTATTCGCGCAACGAGCGCAACGCGAATGCCGGCATCGTCGTCGGCATCACGCCCGCCGACTATCCGGGCGGGCCGCTCGCCGGCGTCGAGTTCCAGCGTCGCTGGGAATCGCGCGCGTTCGAACTCGGCGGCGGCGACTACGTGGCGCCGGCGCAGCTCGTCGGCGACTTCATCGCCGGCCAGCCGTCGGCGGTGCTCGGTGCGGTCGAGCCGTCGTACAAGCCGGGCGTGAAACTCGGCGATCTCACGACCAGCCTGCCCGACTACGCGATCGACGCGGTGCGCGAAGCGCTGCCGGCGTTCGAGCGCCAGATCAAGGGCTTTTCGATGCGCGACGCGGTGCTGACCGGCGTCGAGACGCGCACCTCGTCGCCGCTGCGCATCACGCGCGGCGCGGACTGCCAGAGCCTGAACGTGAAGGGTCTTTATCCGGCGGGCGAGGGTGCGGGCTACGCGGGCGGCATCCTGTCGGCCGGTGTCGATGGCATCCGCGTCGCCGAAGCGCTCGCGACCGCACTGCTCGGCGCGCCGGCTGCGGTGTGA
- a CDS encoding SlyX family protein, translating into MEERLTKIETKIALSEDLLEELNLAVYRQQQQIDRLQQQILELHRQLAAAAPGERPRDLRDEIPPHY; encoded by the coding sequence ATGGAAGAACGCCTGACGAAGATCGAGACCAAGATCGCGCTGTCCGAGGATCTGCTCGAAGAGCTCAACCTCGCCGTCTATCGCCAGCAGCAGCAGATCGACCGGCTGCAGCAGCAAATACTCGAACTGCACCGCCAGCTCGCCGCGGCCGCGCCGGGCGAGCGGCCGCGCGACCTGCGCGACGAAATCCCGCCGCACTACTGA
- a CDS encoding thioredoxin family protein, with the protein MNDQPLPELLVACLCADWCGTCRDYRAGFEALARQWPHAGFHWVDIEDDADWLGDLDVENFPTLLIQRGELVLFFGTMLPQHVFLQRTLETLTAMGEDEARAYAFATDERRAWQRDCNFRAALQRRSAGHDA; encoded by the coding sequence ATGAACGACCAACCGCTTCCCGAACTCCTCGTCGCCTGCCTGTGCGCCGACTGGTGCGGCACCTGCCGCGACTATCGCGCCGGCTTCGAAGCCCTCGCCCGCCAGTGGCCTCACGCCGGGTTCCACTGGGTGGACATCGAGGACGATGCCGACTGGCTCGGCGACCTGGACGTCGAGAATTTCCCGACGCTGCTGATCCAGCGCGGCGAGCTGGTGCTGTTCTTCGGCACGATGCTGCCGCAGCACGTGTTCCTGCAGCGCACGCTCGAAACCCTCACCGCGATGGGCGAGGACGAAGCGCGCGCCTATGCGTTCGCGACCGACGAGCGCCGCGCCTGGCAGCGCGACTGCAACTTCCGCGCGGCGCTGCAGCGGCGCAGCGCCGGGCACGACGCCTGA